CTCATCATGAACATCATCAGTCTCCTCATCTTgctcatcttcaacttccTTTTTCTCACTatcatcctcatcttcgtcatcatcttcattagcAGATCCTTTGTGCAAAGTAGGCATTCCATTATTTTCAAACCACCAGTATCGATTGAATAAACGATCTTTTCCTAGAAGCTTTATTCTTTGACAGTCAAActcattcaacttttgcTCGAGtgtctttttgttttctttaatttcattgagtttcaacaatgcaGTTTTCCGAAGTTCACATTGTTCTGCAAATTCGGGACGAGTAGAGGCATATTCGCGTTCTCTTTCAGACATTTCAATAGATTTCTGTAGGTCTAAACCATGGGGGAATTGTTTACTGGATTGTCCATTGGCGGCATTGGCCGCAGGGGTTTCTGCTTTCTGCTCTTCTTGGGTTTCAGTGGCTGTTTCTTGAACTGGTGGTAAAGCTTCGATAATCTGTTGTTGTGCCCTGACAGCAATCTCCAAATTGGTCTTGTATTCCTTTATATTTTCCAACCTCGTTCTTCTCAAATTTGTCTGTTGCTCCAAACTGTCCTCAATATAGTTTCTCACTAAGGAACTAGTGGTGAGCAAATCAGTCAAGATGCACAAAGCATGAAGTTTCAAGTTGATATCAAGGCGTTCATAGAAATTTGTTCTCAAGGCAGCAGCTGAAATCAGTCCATCTTTTGGTGCCAATGCTTTGAAGATCTCTTGTATGACTTGATAGTACTTAGGCACATGCTCAACTAGAGATAATACACCAATAAGGATAATCTGCCAGTTTccatctttgaaattacGTTTTCTCAATCTATCATGCCACGCAGTACCTCTATAGTTGAGGTAATCGTAGGCAGAATGATCTacctcttcatcttcatcttgttcTTCCTCTTGTTCTTCCTCTGGCTGTGCTTCCTCATCATTgccattttctttctttatGGTCCCATTTCCATCCTCTTCAGTATCACTGTGTTCATCTTCTACTTTTAGAGGCTTGTGCTCAGACTCGCTGTCGGAACCATGATCACCGTTGACTTCTACCACATCGTCCTTCCCAGTGGCTTCCTTCTCGACTTTGATTTCCTGCTCATCATCCTCTTCGTCATCCTCAATATCCTCTTCAAGCTCCTCTGGGATCGTGATATTCAATCCATATACCGTGTCCTTAGATTCAGCATCCTTTGCATCTTTTGCATTTGGCATTTCATTGGACattattttgcaaagtAACGAGCAGTAAATCTCATCCACCATGgttgattttaattttggGGTGTGTAAATTACAATTCAACGAAGTGATAAAGTCATCAAAGGTAAAAGTGTCGATGTTCAACACGTTGTGATACACATTCATGAATACCCACACTTGAAGTGCCTGCTGTACTGCTTTTAATGGAAACTTCTctgattcatcaacaacagtgTCTACAGAGACATCATCACTCTTTgcattttcatcttcatatTGCAAGTCCACCTTCAACACctttggttttggtttctcattttgaatatcaaatttTATAGTCAAATCATCCACAATCGTCCTCTTTGTAGGTTGTTGGAATAATGCTTTGCTGTGTTCATTTCCTGTTGCTTCTGCATCCtccaattcattcaaaacaacCGCAGGAACATGATGAACAGGGAATTTCTTTCTAAATGGTAACAGCTCCACCGAAGGCGAGCCTCTTTTCAGatcttctttcaacttcagCTTCTTTTTATCGAGAAAACCACTTGGAGACGTTGATCTTGTAATTTCCGCCTCATTTATAACTGGCGTGGAAGTTTTTGGTCTAATCTTGATTTCTTGTCTAAAATCTAGTTCCACTTTCTTCCTCTTTGGTTGAATATAAGTAGGTTCACCAGTTGGAGTCGAATCGATATACTGACGAAGATGTTCTGGGTAGGTTGTTGGTATACCATATTGTTTTGCATAAGCTGCTTTTACCACCCAAGGAGCTCCAACCTTGTGTGATCTTGACATTGTCAACTTGATAAATGTCTTGATTAACCATTTAGTGAAATGATTTCTATCACGAACAATATTTTCCCCAGTGACTATAGCTTGATGTTTATCATGTGATCGTATAACAAGATATTTTGTAGGCTCTTCAGCATATTGAACTTTTTCTCGTATAACTCCGCGTGATTTAAGAGCTTGATTATTAGGATCCAACCCTTTTAAATAAACGACTTCACCGGGAAAGTAATCGCTTTTGAAAGTCAGATACACCttgtcaatcaattgatctaATCGAGATATTTGGTTAAATTGCAAGTATCGTAGAATATGTTCACGTAAATTTTCAGGAAAATTGCGATCAACCTCTTTACGCTCATTGGCTTCACTTTGTAATGCTTCAAAATACGTGAGGCATGAATTACCAGTGATTTCACAAACAAATTTCCTCTTGTTGTAAAAATCCATACGTTCAAGAAAATCCTCATACGTGAGAAACCATTCCCTAG
This region of Candida orthopsilosis Co 90-125, chromosome 6 draft sequence genomic DNA includes:
- a CDS encoding Itc1 protein (S. cerevisiae homolog ITC1 has role negative regulation of transcription from RNA polymerase promoter pheromones, chromatin silencing at telomere localizes to chromatin accessibility complex), producing the protein MVLYKRKQVPFVPPPPTPTDPSTQVWVIPNTREWFLTYEDFLERMDFYNKRKFVCEITGNSCLTYFEALQSEANERKEVDRNFPENLREHILRYLQFNQISRLDQLIDKVYSTFKSDYFPGEVVYLKGLDPNNQALKSRGVIREKVQYAEEPTKYLVIRSHDKHQAIVTGENIVRDRNHFTKWLIKTFIKLTMSRSHKVGAPWVVKAAYAKQYGIPTTYPEHLRQYIDSTPTGEPTYIQPKRKKVELDFRQEIKIRPKTSTPVINEAEITRSTSPSGFLDKKKSKLKEDSKRGSPSVESLPFRKKFPVHHVPAVVLNELEDAEATGNEHSKALFQQPTKRTIVDDLTIKFDIQNEKPKPKVLKVDLQYEDENAKSDDVSVDTVVDESEKFPLKAVQQALQVWVFMNVYHNVLNIDTFTFDDFITSLNCNLHTPKLKSTMVDEIYCSLLCKIMSNEMPNAKDAKDAESKDTVYGLNITIPEELEEDIEDDEEDDEQEIKVEKEATGKDDVVEVNGDHGSDSESEHKPLKVEDEHSDTEEDGNGTIKKENGNDEEAQPEEEQEEEQDEDEEVDHSAYDYLNYRGTAWHDRLRKRNFKDGNWQIILIGVLSLVEHVPKYYQVIQEIFKALAPKDGSISAAALRTNFYERLDINLKLHALCILTDLLTTSSLVRNYIEDSLEQQTNLRRTRLENIKEYKTNLEIAVRAQQQIIEALPPVQETATETQEEQKAETPAANAANGQSSKQFPHGLDLQKSIEMSEREREYASTRPEFAEQCELRKTALLKLNEIKENKKTLEQKLNEFDCQRIKLLGKDRLFNRYWWFENNGMPTLHKGSANEDDDEDEDDSEKKEVEDEQDEETDDVHDETYLMGRLWVQGPCNTDIVGNFKKEVEEIRSFVESMTEGNAVDNGIGGQPTKVESVDEQPNEQTKVDTETTEEGTRKRNQIKQMNFTQLSPKFKESVEESCQLKFTDKEIYSTDGKLLVDQEGSLQVPLGEISHIQRKFIEEYYDPILNSSSWRYYDEPEDINKLMSWLNPWGKRESALRKELSLVKDAITSSMEARQKALYLNGNLTPREQSLQDDIKQLQKRLKAIEEGHGKENTNDGENDSMDIDTDGSIQIGSKRRSRSRRASPPVRKKPRLNTVEDVVNYGEATDIKNKIEELQEEIIESKQDVEVNRVCEWVNSKALDLFGKSIFEGGDRAKKTKRK